One Petrotoga sibirica DSM 13575 genomic region harbors:
- a CDS encoding type II TA system antitoxin MqsA family protein: protein MYELKKPKERLFCEQCGKLVRYKTIKKRENYNVKNYPIEVERTVAICEECGAELLEPYYENENLKVAYRKYAELNNLVLPEEIKEIRSKYNVSQTLFALILGLGEATIQRYEMGSLPTKVNSDLIKRVSEPVEFYKILKSNKDNIPDIEYKRILGNIHRILKEFENKLEVQELEKILYIKHPEIDIEKMKGLIAGLFYYSKKYHHKEFLYKTVFFKLLWLVEKESKKNLGRQIANLKFIHYNYGPIPKGAKNEEGVLLDYLIKTNLIRMNIDFSKKFLKETYMIGLVDQSPLKYLADEERGVVEKIVKEYGGLSASKLVELAHNDVDFKNSNYGEEIVI, encoded by the coding sequence ATGTATGAATTGAAAAAACCAAAAGAAAGGTTGTTCTGTGAGCAATGTGGAAAATTGGTGAGGTATAAAACGATAAAAAAGAGAGAGAATTATAACGTTAAGAATTATCCTATTGAAGTCGAACGGACTGTTGCTATATGTGAAGAATGTGGGGCTGAGTTACTTGAACCATATTATGAGAATGAGAACTTAAAAGTGGCATACAGAAAATATGCTGAGTTGAATAATTTGGTATTACCTGAAGAAATCAAGGAAATTAGAAGTAAGTATAATGTCTCTCAAACCCTATTTGCCTTAATTTTAGGTTTAGGAGAAGCTACTATACAACGTTATGAGATGGGTTCATTACCAACTAAAGTTAATAGCGATTTGATCAAAAGAGTTTCCGAACCGGTTGAATTTTACAAGATTTTAAAAAGTAATAAAGATAATATTCCTGATATCGAGTATAAGAGGATCTTAGGAAACATTCACAGAATTCTTAAAGAATTTGAAAATAAACTTGAAGTTCAAGAACTAGAGAAAATTTTGTATATTAAACATCCTGAAATAGACATTGAAAAAATGAAGGGTTTAATAGCTGGATTATTTTATTATTCAAAAAAATATCATCATAAGGAATTTTTATACAAAACCGTCTTTTTTAAATTGCTATGGTTAGTGGAAAAAGAATCCAAAAAAAACCTTGGCAGGCAGATTGCTAATTTGAAATTCATTCATTATAATTATGGCCCAATTCCCAAAGGGGCAAAAAATGAAGAGGGCGTTCTTTTAGACTATTTGATAAAGACAAATTTAATAAGAATGAATATCGATTTTTCTAAAAAGTTTTTGAAAGAGACATATATGATCGGTTTGGTAGATCAGAGCCCTTTAAAGTATTTAGCAGATGAAGAAAGAGGGGTTGTAGAAAAGATTGTTAAAGAGTATGGAGGATTGAGTGCCAGCAAATTAGTAGAATTGGCACATAATGACGTAGATTTTAAAAATTCAAATTATGGTGAAGAGATTGTGATTTAG
- a CDS encoding VanZ family protein, with amino-acid sequence MERRKYILISLIFLFFWVGVILFFGTRNPEESSNQSYFVYNVIKSIDNVFDFSDTKWFREIEVFLKKLWLGDQYADSIALVRKSGHFGIYFILGVFSWLFGYLYSKRLLIGTLLGVSLPALIAALDEYSQEFVGRGSLLNDVLIDISGAVFANIIILVIYVVYKICKEIYLRYK; translated from the coding sequence ATGGAAAGAAGAAAATATATACTAATATCATTAATTTTTTTATTTTTTTGGGTTGGAGTTATTTTGTTTTTTGGAACAAGAAATCCAGAGGAATCTTCAAATCAATCTTATTTTGTCTATAATGTTATTAAATCAATAGATAATGTATTTGATTTTTCAGATACAAAATGGTTTAGAGAGATAGAAGTATTTTTAAAGAAGTTGTGGCTTGGAGATCAATATGCTGATTCGATAGCGCTTGTTAGAAAAAGTGGGCATTTTGGAATATATTTTATACTTGGTGTGTTTTCTTGGTTGTTTGGATATTTGTATTCAAAGAGATTATTGATAGGGACTTTACTTGGAGTATCTTTACCAGCACTTATTGCTGCATTAGATGAATATTCTCAAGAGTTTGTTGGCAGAGGTTCTTTATTGAATGATGTTCTTATAGATATTTCAGGAGCTGTTTTTGCTAATATAATAATTTTGGTAATTTATGTGGTTTATAAGATTTGTAAGGAGATTTATCTAAGGTATAAATAA
- a CDS encoding DUF3368 domain-containing protein yields the protein MPNYISDTSCLIVLDNIDMLFILKELYGNIFITQEVLKEFEKPIPEWIKVREVNDKKYLKLLSTFIDLGEASSIALALEKEDVILILDDLKARKLANKLNLQITGTLGVIISAKNKNIISSLEEVLNKLKKAGFRISKELENEILKYEN from the coding sequence ATGCCTAATTACATATCTGACACAAGTTGTCTAATTGTTTTAGACAACATTGATATGCTGTTCATACTAAAAGAGCTTTATGGAAATATATTTATAACGCAAGAAGTTTTAAAAGAATTCGAAAAACCGATTCCCGAATGGATAAAAGTTCGAGAAGTTAATGATAAAAAATATTTAAAACTATTATCTACGTTTATTGATTTAGGAGAAGCAAGTTCAATAGCTCTAGCTTTAGAAAAAGAAGATGTAATTTTAATTTTGGATGACTTGAAAGCAAGAAAATTAGCAAACAAGTTAAATCTCCAAATTACTGGAACGTTAGGCGTTATTATTAGCGCAAAAAATAAGAATATAATATCTTCTCTTGAAGAAGTTTTAAACAAATTAAAGAAAGCAGGTTTTAGAATTTCTAAGGAATTAGAAAACGAAATTTTAAAATACGAGAACTAG
- a CDS encoding UPF0175 family protein has product MKSISINLPDFIDLNEKEIKLLIASKLYEEGKLSIGEAAQLAELSKRAFIEILGRFDVSLFNYNAEELRNDVKNA; this is encoded by the coding sequence ATGAAATCCATATCTATAAATCTACCAGATTTTATCGATTTAAATGAAAAAGAAATCAAATTGTTGATAGCCTCAAAATTATATGAAGAAGGCAAGTTATCCATAGGAGAAGCTGCACAACTAGCGGAACTTTCCAAGAGAGCTTTTATTGAAATATTAGGTCGTTTCGATGTCTCACTATTTAATTACAATGCTGAAGAATTAAGAAATGATGTGAAAAATGCCTAA
- a CDS encoding Rpn family recombination-promoting nuclease/putative transposase, translating into MSNPIKDSIFKELFEDRTVFYDFLKAFLPKKITKQIKETDLKREQTELIGKDFSIKRSDILYKIEKGNAPKGVQGNGQDVYIYLLLEHQSKVDQLMAFRMLAYKVRIWERYVKSHKKESEQKGFKLPVIIGIVFYDGKAKWTSPMDVKEKITEIKNMEEYLIKANYELINLSNIKEETIINMKNALGVILLTDKPNVKIKKMEELLKMINEDIISKLPEEEKEKFDKHRNAFLELLRKRTDYKEIEERYEELKEMEVPKMFNTLEEIAKRDREKAKVEGKLEERKELIIEILNQRFGKDLDKKLEEKIRKANEETINQIKKNILSITIEELKEILK; encoded by the coding sequence ATGTCTAATCCAATAAAAGATTCGATTTTCAAAGAATTATTTGAAGACAGAACCGTATTCTATGACTTTCTAAAAGCCTTTCTACCAAAAAAGATCACAAAACAAATAAAAGAAACAGATTTAAAACGTGAACAAACTGAACTAATAGGCAAAGACTTCTCCATAAAAAGATCGGACATACTATACAAAATAGAAAAGGGAAACGCCCCGAAGGGGGTTCAAGGAAACGGTCAAGATGTATACATATACCTATTGTTAGAACATCAAAGTAAAGTTGACCAACTGATGGCATTCAGGATGTTGGCATATAAGGTAAGGATATGGGAACGATATGTAAAAAGTCACAAAAAAGAATCGGAGCAAAAAGGATTCAAACTGCCAGTCATAATAGGGATAGTTTTTTACGATGGAAAAGCGAAATGGACTTCACCAATGGACGTAAAAGAGAAGATAACAGAGATAAAAAACATGGAAGAATACTTAATAAAAGCAAATTATGAACTAATAAATTTAAGCAATATAAAAGAAGAAACGATAATAAACATGAAGAACGCACTAGGGGTAATCTTATTAACGGACAAACCAAACGTAAAGATAAAAAAAATGGAAGAGTTGCTAAAGATGATAAATGAAGATATAATATCGAAGTTGCCAGAAGAAGAAAAAGAAAAGTTTGATAAACACAGAAACGCATTCTTAGAATTGCTTAGAAAGAGGACAGATTACAAAGAGATAGAAGAAAGGTACGAAGAGCTAAAAGAAATGGAGGTGCCAAAAATGTTTAACACATTAGAAGAGATAGCAAAAAGAGACAGAGAAAAAGCTAAAGTGGAAGGAAAACTTGAAGAAAGAAAAGAATTGATAATTGAGATTCTAAACCAAAGGTTTGGAAAAGATTTAGATAAAAAATTAGAAGAAAAGATCAGAAAAGCAAATGAAGAAACCATAAACCAAATAAAGAAAAATATTCTTAGTATAACCATAGAAGAATTAAAAGAAATATTGAAATAA
- a CDS encoding ATP-binding protein has translation MVSIKKKDKRSKVDTYQLIHKEILELSQCKFIEEKANLLFLGSLGAGKTHISVAIGIQACKKGKTVSFFTAANLGNILVEMQEERQLTKFQKKLSKVDLLIIDELGYVQLSDQVTQLMFQIFSERYEKCKKLYNFIVNF, from the coding sequence TTGGTATCAATCAAAAAGAAGGATAAAAGAAGCAAAGTGGATACTTATCAACTGATCCATAAAGAAATACTGGAACTCAGTCAATGTAAGTTCATCGAAGAAAAGGCAAATCTTTTGTTCTTAGGATCACTAGGTGCAGGAAAAACACACATAAGTGTAGCGATAGGAATACAAGCATGTAAGAAAGGGAAAACAGTAAGTTTTTTCACAGCAGCCAATCTTGGGAACATTTTAGTTGAAATGCAAGAAGAACGACAACTAACAAAGTTCCAAAAAAAGTTGAGCAAAGTAGATTTACTGATAATTGATGAACTAGGATACGTGCAGTTATCCGACCAAGTTACACAACTCATGTTCCAAATATTCTCTGAAAGGTATGAAAAATGTAAAAAGTTATATAATTTTATTGTTAATTTTTGA
- a CDS encoding 4-fold beta flower protein: protein MEPIYNQESQTVRWLKKEVIYNIYGTPPIARGDEIFNYYGYYLRRLDRGFFSDKERYAVAFSHGAI from the coding sequence ATGGAGCCAATTTATAATCAAGAGAGCCAAACTGTCAGATGGTTAAAGAAAGAGGTAATTTACAATATCTATGGTACACCTCCAATTGCAAGAGGAGACGAGATTTTTAATTACTATGGATATTATCTTAGAAGGTTAGATCGAGGTTTCTTTAGTGATAAAGAACGTTATGCCGTAGCATTTTCGCATGGAGCAATATGA
- a CDS encoding Rpn family recombination-promoting nuclease/putative transposase, which translates to MNGQDGYIYILMEHKSYIESKVIFQLLRYITNIWEEKYDPKTKKVPIIIPMVIYHGREVWNVETNLSNMVQGIEDLSDELKTYLLTYRYEICDFSIKGKKRIIGLTATKVALEAMRAGTAMTEKEFKERLAIVFAYINQLPEEQVQDWFEGCMIYLLNVREDITIEDILKVQKEIMPGRGEIVMTIAEKLRNEGMEKGKLEGEREFAIKILSKRFGNQLTEEIKDKIRKADEKTIDYIEDNLLEITIEELKGLLK; encoded by the coding sequence ATAAATGGACAAGATGGATACATATACATTTTGATGGAACACAAAAGCTACATTGAAAGTAAAGTAATCTTTCAACTGTTGAGATACATTACGAACATATGGGAAGAAAAATACGATCCCAAAACAAAAAAGGTACCAATAATAATACCGATGGTAATATACCATGGAAGAGAAGTCTGGAACGTAGAAACGAACTTATCAAATATGGTACAAGGGATAGAAGATTTATCAGACGAACTAAAAACATACTTACTTACATACCGTTATGAAATATGTGACTTCTCAATCAAAGGGAAAAAAAGGATAATAGGATTAACAGCGACGAAAGTTGCATTAGAAGCAATGAGAGCAGGAACTGCAATGACCGAAAAAGAATTTAAAGAAAGATTAGCAATAGTATTCGCATACATAAACCAACTACCAGAAGAACAGGTACAAGATTGGTTTGAAGGGTGCATGATCTACCTACTAAACGTAAGGGAAGATATAACGATAGAAGATATATTAAAGGTACAAAAAGAAATAATGCCTGGAAGGGGTGAAATAGTTATGACGATAGCCGAAAAGTTGAGGAACGAAGGAATGGAAAAAGGAAAACTTGAAGGAGAAAGAGAATTTGCAATTAAAATATTAAGCAAAAGATTTGGTAACCAACTAACTGAAGAAATAAAAGACAAGATAAGAAAAGCAGATGAGAAGACGATAGACTACATAGAAGATAACTTGTTAGAAATTACCATAGAAGAACTAAAAGGGTTATTGAAGTAA